A window of the Pelorhabdus rhamnosifermentans genome harbors these coding sequences:
- a CDS encoding transketolase: MIKEEFERRAKQVRKNIVQMIAAAGSGHPGGSLSVADILVVLYFDAMHIDAKNPGLETRDRFVLSKGHSAPALYAVLAERGYFPKEELMKLRKCGAMLQGHPDMKRIPGVDMSTGSLGQGLSAANGMALSAKLDQADWRVYVVVGDGELQEGQIWEAVMSSAHYGLDNLTLFVDHNGLQIDGTNDEVMKVMPIAEKFRVFGWNAIEINGHDFEEICSAIQLAKHTKGRPTVIVAETVKGKGVSFMENQVGWHGKALDEVQCRQALEELTGGEA, encoded by the coding sequence ATGATAAAAGAAGAATTTGAACGTAGAGCCAAGCAGGTGCGGAAAAATATTGTGCAGATGATTGCTGCCGCAGGCTCCGGGCATCCGGGCGGATCGCTTTCGGTTGCCGATATTCTTGTAGTTCTCTACTTTGACGCGATGCATATCGATGCAAAAAATCCGGGATTGGAAACGCGGGATCGATTCGTACTCTCAAAAGGACATAGTGCTCCGGCACTTTATGCGGTGCTTGCAGAACGGGGATATTTCCCGAAAGAAGAGCTTATGAAGCTCAGAAAATGCGGTGCTATGTTGCAGGGACACCCGGATATGAAACGCATTCCAGGCGTCGATATGTCGACCGGATCTTTGGGACAAGGTCTTTCGGCAGCTAATGGAATGGCGCTGTCGGCTAAACTCGATCAGGCGGACTGGCGTGTCTACGTGGTTGTCGGAGATGGCGAACTGCAGGAAGGCCAAATCTGGGAGGCAGTGATGTCAAGCGCCCATTACGGCCTCGATAATCTCACGCTTTTTGTTGACCACAACGGACTGCAGATTGACGGTACAAATGACGAGGTCATGAAAGTTATGCCGATCGCCGAAAAATTCCGTGTTTTTGGCTGGAATGCGATTGAGATCAATGGGCATGACTTTGAAGAAATTTGTTCGGCCATTCAGCTGGCTAAGCATACCAAAGGGCGTCCAACGGTTATTGTTGCCGAGACTGTAAAAGGTAAAGGCGTATCCTTTATGGAAAACCAGGTAGGCTGGCATGGAAAGGCACTGGACGAAGTGCAGTGCCGTCAGGCTTTGGAAGAACTTACAGGAGGCGAAGCATAA
- the hxlB gene encoding 6-phospho-3-hexuloisomerase has protein sequence MKELNCIVEELQEAVRRLELMEADSFVAAMKMAKRIFVYGTGRSGLMLKAFAMRLMQLDYEVYVIGETITPSVGKGDLLIVASASGETESVCRTVRFAQGSGASVVTITADSASRMAKIQKPLIVIESATKFSLSKASVQPLGSLFEQMLLLLLDGISMRIGFMHKNGNVGMAKRHANIE, from the coding sequence ATGAAAGAGTTAAATTGTATTGTTGAAGAATTACAGGAAGCTGTAAGGAGACTTGAGTTAATGGAAGCCGATTCATTCGTTGCGGCGATGAAAATGGCCAAAAGAATTTTCGTTTACGGGACAGGTCGCAGCGGCCTCATGCTGAAAGCTTTCGCTATGCGGCTCATGCAGCTCGATTATGAGGTTTATGTCATTGGGGAGACGATTACGCCGTCTGTGGGGAAAGGTGATTTGTTGATTGTGGCTTCGGCCTCCGGAGAAACCGAAAGTGTGTGCAGAACTGTCCGGTTTGCGCAGGGGAGCGGCGCATCTGTTGTCACGATTACCGCGGATTCAGCATCCAGAATGGCGAAAATACAAAAACCGCTGATTGTGATTGAGTCGGCTACAAAATTTTCTTTATCAAAAGCTAGTGTACAGCCTTTAGGAAGTTTGTTTGAACAAATGCTTTTATTGTTGCTGGATGGAATCAGCATGCGTATTGGTTTTATGCATAAGAATGGAAATGTTGGCATGGCGAAACGCCATGCTAACATTGAGTAA
- a CDS encoding PTS sugar transporter subunit IIA — MSERAYIAIEGHAENWEEALNLCSAELMKNACIGEDFAKACVEREKQFPTGLPTAIPVAIPHAASEEVYKTAVCVLKLDEPVKFYRMDVTEEAIEVKLVFNLAVKGRDAHLDFLQKLIGFVMDEKRLKKCTELSVKDIPAYLESGIV; from the coding sequence ATGAGTGAGAGAGCTTATATTGCTATTGAAGGCCATGCAGAAAACTGGGAAGAGGCTCTTAATCTTTGTAGCGCTGAGCTGATGAAAAATGCTTGTATAGGCGAGGATTTTGCGAAAGCGTGTGTAGAAAGAGAAAAGCAGTTCCCAACGGGTCTGCCAACAGCTATTCCGGTAGCAATACCGCATGCAGCATCCGAGGAAGTCTATAAGACAGCGGTTTGTGTGTTGAAATTGGACGAGCCTGTGAAATTTTATCGTATGGATGTAACAGAGGAAGCCATCGAAGTAAAGCTTGTCTTTAATCTAGCGGTTAAAGGGCGGGATGCGCATCTTGATTTTTTGCAAAAGCTGATTGGGTTCGTGATGGATGAAAAGCGGTTAAAGAAGTGTACGGAACTATCTGTGAAGGATATCCCAGCTTATTTGGAATCCGGGATCGTTTAA
- a CDS encoding PTS transporter subunit IIC: MDVLLSVVQTILGMGAVVILPIMIFILGLVFRMRVGASLQAGLMIGIGFQGLLLVIGLLMSCIKPVVEYYQGMGSGFTTVDIGWAALGAASWTVPFAPIAVPLIILANVILIKFGWTKVMNVDMWNFIHFLIPGALAYVLFNSVILGIVVTVGLSIVALFISERVAPYWEKIYGLEGTTCTCLSFISYMWPLAIVVNKIIDYIPGLNKMEVDLSSLQSKVGFFGNPAFIGLVVGILLGFVTQQPFTVIAMIGMGLASVLLLIPRMVAVMMEGLTPIGNVANDFMKKHVGEDVNIYIGMDVCLGLGHPACIVCTALCIPFTILLAFIIPGMSYFPIGLLTSVCYITVMCVMASEGKLVRSLICCMVSMVLITWGANLFAVEATALVNSTQMHVNGLITDGYFGFNLPAIIISLLSRALG; encoded by the coding sequence ATGGATGTGTTGTTAAGTGTAGTGCAAACTATTCTGGGGATGGGCGCCGTTGTTATTCTGCCAATTATGATTTTTATTTTGGGTCTTGTTTTCAGAATGAGAGTAGGCGCATCTTTACAGGCCGGTCTTATGATTGGTATCGGGTTCCAGGGGCTCCTTTTGGTTATTGGTCTTTTGATGTCCTGTATTAAACCGGTTGTTGAATACTATCAGGGGATGGGAAGCGGTTTTACCACCGTCGATATCGGCTGGGCTGCTTTGGGGGCTGCGTCATGGACGGTTCCTTTTGCACCGATTGCAGTTCCGCTCATTATTTTGGCGAATGTGATTTTAATAAAATTCGGTTGGACAAAAGTCATGAATGTTGATATGTGGAATTTTATTCACTTCCTTATTCCCGGTGCACTCGCGTATGTACTCTTTAACAGCGTTATTCTTGGAATTGTCGTTACCGTTGGTCTCTCGATTGTGGCATTGTTTATCTCGGAAAGAGTGGCTCCGTATTGGGAAAAAATATATGGGCTTGAAGGAACAACGTGTACATGTCTCTCGTTTATCAGCTACATGTGGCCTTTGGCAATTGTCGTCAATAAAATTATCGATTATATTCCAGGCCTCAACAAGATGGAAGTGGATTTGAGCAGTCTTCAGTCGAAAGTTGGTTTTTTCGGAAATCCGGCATTCATCGGTTTAGTTGTTGGTATTTTGCTTGGCTTTGTTACACAGCAGCCGTTTACTGTCATCGCGATGATCGGTATGGGGCTTGCTAGTGTCCTGCTTTTGATTCCGCGTATGGTTGCTGTCATGATGGAAGGTTTGACTCCGATTGGCAATGTAGCAAATGATTTTATGAAAAAGCATGTGGGTGAAGATGTAAATATTTATATTGGTATGGATGTCTGCCTCGGTCTTGGCCATCCGGCATGTATTGTCTGTACAGCACTTTGCATTCCGTTTACGATTCTGCTGGCGTTTATTATTCCGGGCATGTCCTATTTCCCTATTGGGTTGCTCACCTCGGTGTGCTATATCACAGTTATGTGTGTTATGGCCAGTGAAGGCAAGCTGGTAAGATCTCTTATCTGTTGTATGGTAAGCATGGTTCTTATCACCTGGGGTGCGAATCTGTTTGCTGTAGAGGCTACGGCTCTTGTAAATTCAACGCAGATGCATGTAAATGGTCTTATTACAGATGGGTACTTCGGGTTCAACCTGCCAGCGATTATTATAAGCTTGTTATCGAGAGCTCTGGGATAA
- a CDS encoding zinc-binding dehydrogenase yields the protein MQAAMMYGPNDIRVEDIPRPKCPPGGLILKVMAVGLCGSDIRNMATDSCKGRYPHIFGHEIVGFVDELDAEVPKYKIGDRLYIYPEDHCLKCESCRDGHSENCTDPGDYIARQGGFAGYVPVTKEQLERDSVFELPTGVSFERASLSEPLSSVYACQENIDITLGDTVVIIGAGPIGCFHAQLAKLRGAARVIMLEINDVRLAMTKRFGADFIINSTKEDPVQRVKEITEGRGADKVISANPSVQAQAQSIYMARQGGIVVFFGGVPKGSLCELDTNYIHYHNLWIYGHFGASSLQVQKAFELAISEKFPADKFITHVFPLKEINQGIELARNGEAIKVVLLPNRSIAIN from the coding sequence ATGCAGGCCGCAATGATGTATGGACCCAATGATATTCGAGTAGAAGATATCCCAAGGCCGAAGTGCCCTCCCGGTGGGCTTATTTTAAAAGTCATGGCTGTAGGTCTCTGTGGTTCGGATATTCGGAATATGGCTACAGATTCCTGTAAGGGAAGATATCCGCATATCTTTGGGCATGAAATTGTTGGATTTGTTGATGAACTCGATGCGGAGGTTCCAAAGTATAAGATCGGGGATCGGCTTTATATTTATCCGGAGGATCACTGTTTAAAATGCGAGTCTTGCCGCGACGGGCATAGTGAAAACTGTACGGATCCAGGGGACTACATCGCACGGCAGGGCGGCTTTGCGGGCTACGTACCGGTAACTAAAGAACAGCTGGAAAGAGATTCTGTATTTGAGCTTCCAACTGGCGTGAGCTTTGAAAGGGCTTCTTTAAGCGAACCCTTATCTTCGGTATATGCCTGTCAGGAAAACATCGACATCACCTTAGGCGATACTGTGGTTATTATCGGCGCCGGTCCGATCGGGTGCTTTCATGCACAGCTTGCAAAATTAAGAGGCGCAGCACGGGTCATTATGCTTGAGATCAATGATGTACGGTTGGCGATGACAAAGCGTTTTGGTGCGGACTTCATCATTAACAGCACAAAAGAAGATCCGGTTCAGCGAGTAAAGGAAATCACCGAAGGCAGGGGCGCAGATAAGGTTATATCTGCAAATCCGTCGGTACAGGCGCAGGCACAAAGTATCTATATGGCAAGGCAGGGTGGAATTGTTGTCTTCTTTGGCGGTGTTCCGAAAGGCAGTTTGTGTGAATTGGATACGAACTATATCCATTATCATAACCTTTGGATTTACGGACATTTCGGGGCGAGCAGCCTGCAGGTACAAAAAGCCTTCGAACTTGCAATTTCAGAAAAATTTCCGGCGGATAAATTTATAACACATGTTTTTCCGCTGAAAGAAATTAACCAGGGAATAGAACTTGCCCGAAATGGAGAGGCAATCAAGGTGGTATTACTTCCAAATAGAAGTATTGCTATAAATTAA
- a CDS encoding PTS sugar transporter subunit IIB — MIKGLVACGSGIATSTVAQEAVKKILAEANIQATITKGSLTEIPVKQDAVDIIFVTSNYNEPTKKPLIKVFGLISGINKEGIKKKIIETCRKIESERVGG; from the coding sequence ATGATCAAGGGTTTAGTTGCGTGTGGGAGCGGTATTGCTACATCAACAGTCGCACAGGAAGCTGTCAAAAAGATCCTGGCAGAAGCAAATATCCAAGCGACCATCACCAAAGGGAGTCTTACGGAAATCCCGGTAAAACAAGATGCAGTAGATATTATTTTTGTTACTTCAAACTACAACGAACCAACAAAAAAACCACTTATTAAAGTATTTGGCTTGATTTCAGGAATCAACAAGGAAGGCATTAAAAAGAAAATCATCGAAACCTGCAGAAAAATTGAAAGTGAAAGAGTGGGGGGCTGA
- a CDS encoding transketolase family protein gives MGIATRAAYGKILETELYKNEKVVVLDADLGNATKSMSFKEAAPKRYFDMGISEQDMMGTAAGLAASGKVPIASTFAVFAAGRAFGQIRNSIAYPKLNVKIAATHAGLTVGEDGGSHQAVEDIALMRSLPNMTVINPADAKEAEEVLKAAVQYYGPVYIRLGRAAVEDLHDEHYQFNWGKGEILLEGKDVGIIATGIMVGKALAVAAELAKEGIEARVINMHTIKPIDRTLILETAELTGKIVTAEEHSVIGGLGSAVSEVLSQERPTKMAMVGIQDSFGESGSPKDLLEKYGLTEKDIMLAVKKIIKYA, from the coding sequence ATGGGAATAGCAACAAGAGCAGCCTATGGCAAAATTCTTGAAACCGAACTTTATAAAAATGAAAAAGTCGTTGTACTGGATGCGGATCTTGGAAACGCGACAAAATCGATGTCTTTCAAAGAAGCTGCACCCAAGCGTTATTTTGATATGGGGATTTCCGAGCAGGATATGATGGGAACAGCGGCAGGTCTTGCGGCAAGCGGTAAAGTGCCAATCGCAAGTACATTTGCGGTATTTGCGGCAGGCAGAGCTTTTGGGCAAATCCGTAATTCCATCGCCTATCCGAAGCTCAACGTAAAAATTGCGGCAACACATGCCGGGCTTACGGTCGGTGAAGACGGAGGAAGCCATCAGGCAGTTGAAGATATCGCATTGATGCGCAGCCTGCCGAACATGACCGTCATCAATCCGGCAGATGCGAAAGAAGCGGAAGAAGTGCTGAAAGCAGCGGTGCAGTACTACGGTCCGGTCTATATTCGCCTGGGGCGTGCAGCCGTGGAAGATCTTCATGATGAGCATTATCAGTTTAACTGGGGCAAAGGGGAAATCCTTTTGGAAGGCAAAGACGTGGGCATTATCGCGACAGGCATTATGGTTGGCAAAGCGCTGGCTGTAGCCGCGGAGCTCGCGAAAGAAGGCATAGAAGCCAGAGTCATCAATATGCATACGATTAAGCCGATTGACCGAACGCTGATTCTTGAAACAGCAGAGCTTACAGGGAAGATTGTAACCGCGGAAGAACACAGTGTGATCGGCGGACTCGGCTCCGCTGTCAGTGAAGTGCTTTCGCAGGAGCGCCCGACAAAAATGGCGATGGTGGGGATTCAGGACAGCTTTGGAGAATCCGGATCGCCGAAAGACCTTTTAGAAAAATATGGTCTTACGGAAAAAGATATTATGCTTGCGGTAAAAAAAATTATAAAATATGCGTAA
- a CDS encoding galactitol-1-phosphate 5-dehydrogenase gives MKSLKFYGARDIRFENAKDPVIQNSKEVKVKVKAVGICGSDTSRYAKLGPYVPGMVWGHEFSGEVIEVGADVTKVKQGQKVTACPALYCGECDSCKKAKYAQCEHLDVIGAHRYGAFAEYIVLPEENIVPVPDNVNYDDAAVVEPSCVVIHGYYKTGIKAGDTVAVIGCGTIGLLAIQWAKIFGAKSVIAIDIDDIKLGMAKEVGADITINSMGKEPFEEVYKVTDNKGVDISVESAGTPITSAQAFSLTGKGGKVLFVGIPYGDVLVKRLYFEKIVRNELQVFGSWNTISAPFPGQEWETCVHFIKNGQLKIGPLITHRYPLSAGPQAFEMITERKEHFGKIIFHPEE, from the coding sequence ATGAAATCGTTAAAATTTTATGGCGCAAGAGATATTCGTTTTGAGAATGCAAAAGATCCGGTCATCCAGAACAGCAAAGAAGTAAAAGTCAAAGTAAAGGCTGTAGGTATCTGTGGATCCGATACTTCGCGCTATGCAAAACTTGGACCGTATGTTCCAGGTATGGTATGGGGACATGAATTTTCTGGCGAGGTCATAGAAGTTGGCGCAGATGTAACGAAAGTGAAACAAGGCCAAAAGGTAACTGCCTGTCCGGCTCTTTACTGCGGAGAATGCGATTCCTGCAAAAAAGCAAAATATGCGCAGTGTGAACACCTGGATGTTATTGGGGCGCACCGCTATGGTGCGTTTGCAGAATATATTGTATTGCCGGAAGAAAATATTGTGCCGGTACCGGACAATGTAAATTATGACGATGCAGCTGTTGTTGAACCATCTTGCGTAGTGATACACGGTTATTATAAAACAGGGATTAAAGCCGGTGATACCGTAGCGGTTATCGGATGTGGGACGATTGGGCTTTTGGCTATTCAGTGGGCAAAGATTTTTGGCGCAAAATCGGTTATTGCCATCGATATTGATGATATAAAACTTGGAATGGCAAAAGAAGTCGGCGCCGATATTACCATCAATTCCATGGGCAAAGAGCCGTTTGAAGAAGTTTATAAGGTTACGGATAATAAGGGAGTGGATATATCGGTAGAATCTGCCGGCACACCCATCACATCCGCACAAGCCTTTTCTCTGACGGGTAAAGGCGGTAAAGTCTTGTTTGTTGGCATTCCATATGGAGATGTCCTGGTAAAGCGCCTCTATTTTGAAAAGATTGTACGCAACGAATTGCAGGTATTTGGCTCATGGAATACGATTTCGGCACCGTTTCCTGGACAGGAATGGGAAACATGTGTGCACTTTATTAAGAACGGACAGCTGAAAATTGGACCGTTGATTACACATCGTTATCCGCTGAGTGCAGGTCCGCAGGCCTTTGAAATGATAACAGAACGGAAAGAGCATTTTGGGAAAATCATTTTCCATCCGGAAGAGTAA
- the rpe gene encoding ribulose-phosphate 3-epimerase — MKEIKLSPSIFAADIVNLKELLAVLEKNNVDLLHVDVMDGSFVNRLAFGGDHIRMLKKSTHIPLDVHMMVVHPERYIESFIDAGADIITVHQESTAMLYHCLQLIRNRGKKAGVVLSPATCTATIEYVLDLVDMVLIMTVNPGDGKQTFLQEMLPKIRAVKIMVGDKKIDIEVDGSIDDKTAALCLKAGANVFVSGGYVFGNEIEDRIQKLQKVLGLH, encoded by the coding sequence ATGAAAGAAATAAAGTTATCGCCGTCTATTTTTGCAGCAGATATTGTGAACTTAAAAGAACTGCTTGCTGTATTGGAAAAGAATAACGTGGATCTTCTGCATGTGGATGTGATGGATGGTTCATTTGTAAACCGCCTAGCTTTTGGTGGAGATCATATTCGGATGTTGAAGAAAAGCACGCATATTCCGTTGGATGTGCATATGATGGTCGTACACCCTGAGCGTTATATTGAATCTTTTATCGATGCCGGGGCCGATATCATTACGGTGCATCAGGAATCCACGGCGATGCTGTACCACTGTCTGCAACTGATAAGAAACAGAGGGAAAAAGGCCGGCGTTGTATTGAGTCCGGCGACCTGCACGGCTACGATTGAATATGTCCTGGATTTAGTGGATATGGTACTGATCATGACGGTAAACCCCGGGGATGGAAAACAAACTTTTCTGCAGGAAATGCTGCCAAAGATAAGAGCCGTAAAAATCATGGTTGGAGATAAGAAAATTGATATTGAAGTCGATGGCAGCATTGATGACAAAACGGCAGCGCTTTGTCTGAAGGCCGGAGCAAACGTTTTTGTGTCCGGCGGGTATGTCTTTGGAAACGAGATCGAAGATCGGATTCAAAAATTACAGAAAGTCCTAGGGCTTCATTGA
- the rpiB gene encoding ribose 5-phosphate isomerase B — protein MKPILVIGSDHAGYRMKQFIIKNLKEKGYLVEDKGPFNEDSVDAGIYAVAVGEDVAAHPAEKKGILICGTGIGMSMMANKVKGIRASLVSDLFSAEMTRAHNDANVLCMGARVVAEPIAWEFTRVWLTTKHLGGKYSVRVQHMMDYETKREEK, from the coding sequence TTGAAACCGATCCTTGTAATCGGATCCGATCACGCCGGATACCGGATGAAGCAGTTCATTATAAAAAATTTGAAAGAAAAAGGCTATCTTGTAGAGGACAAGGGGCCGTTCAATGAGGATTCTGTTGATGCAGGTATCTATGCGGTGGCTGTCGGCGAAGACGTCGCAGCGCATCCGGCGGAGAAAAAAGGCATTTTGATTTGCGGGACAGGCATTGGCATGTCTATGATGGCGAATAAAGTAAAGGGCATTCGTGCATCTCTTGTATCGGATCTTTTTTCAGCAGAGATGACACGGGCGCATAATGATGCGAATGTTCTTTGCATGGGTGCACGCGTTGTTGCGGAGCCTATCGCCTGGGAGTTCACAAGGGTCTGGCTCACTACCAAGCATTTAGGGGGAAAGTACTCGGTACGTGTGCAGCATATGATGGATTATGAGACAAAAAGGGAAGAAAAATAG